The window gtccacaggctgcgtgattgtttgtcctcgggggacaccacacacgagacgaaatcgggccaaataaatccaacatgttggatatccccgatttgagatcggagtggtcccgacattcttccgagcagaggagagcagtcttaacacaccacacacggcaggaatatttgatcagattattttacgataatcggagcatcctaagattgtcggaaggggtgaatcggggctaaaatcggcctaattatcctgccgtgtgaaccagccttaagtcgctttggataaaagcgtttgcttaatgactaaatgtaaatgttttgtaccAACTTTTTGTTGTGATTAGCGTATGAGACCCAATGTTTTCATTCTTCATGTCTTTTTCATTGTAGACGATCATATTCAAAATTGTAGCTTTCATCTTTTACAACAGTTTGTCAGAGTTGTATAGAGAAGATCCACAGTTATGACTCTTTTATTTGATGAATGGGGGGCCCTTGTTGTGGGATTGTGCTGcgtcagctctctctctctcttacatcTACCTCACTGTGTCACCAAGGTCATGAACATGTATGGGGATTTGGTCATGGATGCGGCTCCTGAAAAGGTGGGCAAGGGAATTTGACAAAGCCATTATATGAACTTGTGTGTCAAACAGTGAAAACAGTATGTCTCTCAGTCTCACCCCGTCTTGTTTTTTAACTTACAGGTCCACTTTTTCAACAGCTTCTTTTATGACAAACTCCGGACGAAAGGTTACGACGGGGTCAAACGGTGGACAAAAAATGTCAGTACCGGAGAGTGATGAGTGATGTCTTTCACATCTCATTTATTAATACTTGCACATTTTAGGACTATAAAGATAACCTGATAAATTGCTAATAGTTAATTTTCCATCACTaccttatttttgtttagtttttttacatttgtgttaaAAAGTAAGGTGGATACAACATCATTATTGTTACTAGTACTACATTTGTTGTTTATTTCGCTGTTAAATCTCCTCATTAGGTTGATATTTTCCAGAAGAAGTTCTTATTGATCCCTATTCATCTGGAAGTGCACTGGTCATTAGTCTGTGTGAATGTTCCTCAGCGTAGCATCACATACTTCGATTCCCAGAGGACCCTGAACCGCCGTTGCCCCAAAGTAAGTGTTCTTTGTTCTTACGCTGCTATTTAAATAGCTGCGCAAATCCTTCTACTAGTTCTTGGCATGTCCTGTTGTTTTACAGCACATTGCCAAATACCTGCAAGCAGAAGCAATCAAGAGAGAACAGAAGGAGGTCTATACAGGGTGGACAGGCTTTTTCAAAATGGTAGGGTGAAAGGTGAATTTGATGTGGTTGTGTATTagtgaaaacatgagagaagtaaggAATAAAACCGAGTGAAAAGCTTTTTTGTGTATGTGCTGTTGACTCTTCTCTCTCTTTTGAATGTTCTAGAATGTGGCAAGGCAGAACAATGACAGTGATTGTGGAGCTTTTGTCCTTCAGGTTAGCTTttttcagttctgtttctgtatttttatattgtcTGTGTTATTTTAACACTTGATTTTGCACATAGCACTGGTGCTGTGAGTATAAAATgatcttcttttgtgacttttacTCACATGTTCACTCTTTTTATTGTTGTACACCAGTACTGTAAGTGCCTGGCCCTGGAACAGCCTTTCAGCTTTGGTCAGCAGGATATGCCCAAGCTACGGAGACAAATGTACAAAGAACTGTGTCACTGTAAACTGTCTCTGTGAGACCGTGAAAGAGGCCGTGACATCTTCTACTTCTAAATAAGCTCCAAGTCCAGACAGCATTTAGGCGGGAGACGTGCAAACGTTTTTTAACCCTCTTTTTGTTCAATGACTTTGTATTTTGACTTGGTGAATGCCATACTCTGTTTGGCCCAGATGTTTGTTTGCTCAGATCAAAACGCAAGATGAGTTGTTTTTTAGaaatctggggggggggggtgttgaccTCAGTGAACTGTTCATTAGGTGCCGCCATTTTATTGgcaattctgttttttatttttcatgttcttGGTGTCAGTAACTTGTATGGTAAAGTTAACGCCATTGACTGGTGAGGGAAGAGACTtgcagacattttaaaaatgtaatgcaatatTCATAAACTGAGAGTCAATATGGACCACAACACTATATGagcatttttgtttgttcaaTATTGTTTGTCTGTTGTTATGTATCTGTGCGATTTAAGATGAAAAGTTATGGAGATGAAAAAAAGAGCAGCTGTAAATTAAACCCTTTTATATCTTTTGAGATGCATACATTGTTTTAAGATGTGCTAATAAAAACTGAAGTAAATAAGTGCGCCTCATCAATTTGTGCACAAGTCCATAAAGTTAGAAGcatgttgttgttattgtgtaGTAGTTTGTAATGTGGCTACAAAATGGTTATAAATGCAGCagctaattattaaaaaaaaatcctactgtTGATGAACAGGTTACGCTTACTAGATTTTAGTTTGGATCAGTTTACTCTCaaacagaaaaactaaaacacaaatgCATCATCTCCCTTACAGTATAGGAGTTGCCACTGCAGGAaccatacattttaaatgtatattccaattataataataaaaagttatattaaaataaaactgccaTATGATAAAAAGGGTGAATTTAtcacactttaaaaatatatttctatgctaaataaattactaaattaatataaaagatTTACGGGGGGAAAATCAtcctaattatatattattatttaaaggtcggaaatactgaaaataaaaactttaaatagaCATCTGGATCATGGAGATTAactgcgatttttttttttactattacatttagcaaacaaaataaatatgtcaacactaaaacaaaatatttttgtgtaaacttcaCATTCACAGTGAGAATACACAATGGCCATaccctttcttttactgtctatagtaTGGGCCAAACGAACGATATTTTGAGGTTTAGCTTTAGCATTTAACAAGGACCGCCCATCTCCAGCTCATCCAACACTAAAAGGCGGCTACCATTTGTTGAGTGACGTCTGTACCAGCCAATGAAAATATGCGAAGGGAGGTACATATTCTGACTGATGGTCGAATACTGCAATCACAATTTTAGTAAGAAACCCTTCTTaaactatataaaacattttcgCTGTGTACTCGCCCTTTGTGATAATGTCGGCAGATTATGAAGAGAGGTAGGGCAGACGGAATTTAACGAtcttaatgtgtttatttatatattagagATCATATGCAAACATGTTGTCAGTCGATACAGACATTCCGCTTCTAGATGCAGCTGGAAGTAGCTTGTGGTTCGTGATCTTGAATGTCGTAAATGAGTTGTAAAAAAAACCCCGATGTTAGCATATGAGCTCTTAGCATCCCGGCCTGCCTCACGATATTTACGATCAACGATCACATCGTTCAAGCGGCTCAAAATTACGGTTTAGATCGCGAATCATGTGTTGTTATATGCACTTGGTGTATTCTTTCCACTTGATTTAGACTGATCGACACATAACCCATTAATATCCCCTAGTAAAgctgtttttttcctcttcattcACCCATCCATCCTTTCAATTCATTTGCACACAGTTAAAACCGTTCTGATGTTTTTTctgcttaatatattttcattataaaactATATTGAAGCCGATTTACTGTTAGTTATTTAGTGTTGCTTTAAAATGGTTGATGAAATCTGTCATTTGTTTTCTAATTTGACATACAGTCATAATATATGACATTGTATAGCATATTGGTGCATAATGTCTATATATAAGTACAAACACATTAATATTAGTGTATAATGttcttatttgtatattattacaatgtgTGATCCACTGTCCTGTTTACCGTATAGTGTTAATTTGTTGTTTTGCTGCAGTTGCACCATAGTTTCCATTCACAAATCAATACAGTATCTATCTGGCTTTCACAAATAACTGTACCGTGCTAATGTGACATTTCTTTTGAAGACCTAGAGACAATGGCCCCGAGGGCATGGAGCCAGATGGAGTCATTGAAGTGAGTTCAATTTTTTTACAGTTAACTATTTCATATGTACAAacacactgcatatatatatatatttccctcacttgtttctcttggcacagctgtGAGAAGCGGGTTGGCACTGAATGTGCTGTCAGTTGATTTGACTGTCTTGACCTCACTCTGGGAGTCAGCcattccccttttttttttcttttttccaacaACTGCCAACCTGTTATCATTTATGCATTATGCATTGAGTGAAAAATAGCGAATACTTTCTTTTCAGAATGAGATGGAGTAAAGATTAGCTTGTCCGTGGCCTTATTCTTTTCCCTGTATTTGCAGAGTAACTGGCATGAGATTGTGGACAGCTTTGATGACATGAACCTGCGTGAAACTCTTCTCAGGGGAATCTATGCTTATGGTTTTGAGAAGCCCTCTGCCATCCAGCAAAGGGCTATCCTCCCTTGTATCAAGGGTAAGATACCTTtaagaatatacatttatttatttatttatctgagaTTATAATTAAATTGCAGCACATATTATGAGATGCTCTATTATATCTTCACCTTTTGTGAATAAGCTTTGGGGCACATAATATAACAAATTGTCATCATTGGGGGTTTGTTCATTTGTAATTGTCAtttaggataatttttttttttttatcctgggTGGTAGCAGTGCAGTGTTAGTAGCGTTATAAAGGTCACACCGGACAAGAAGCACAGTGCTGTGTCTTGGACAACTCACAAGTATTGGACACCAGACATGTCACGTTCATTTGAAGATGGCAGTCCAAAAATCTTTTCACCAAACAGGCAAAAGTCAACTTCACAAATAATCAAAGTAGTGTTGATGAGTTTGAAGTTCAGTGTTTTGAAAAAAAGCAACATCAACGGACAAAATGTGATCTGTATTATAGCTCTATAAGTGAAGCATATAAATTTCATTTAGAATGGTATGATTTTGAACTGCCTCTTGAGTTGTAGCTGGGTGCCATGGACAAACACTGCATGGCACCTCTGGAGAAggtagtcaaaaaaaaaacaatttgttcAGATTTGAAAGATGTGCACTTCTTGTCTGTTGTCTGACTCCCTTTAGGCTGCCATTGCACATCTTTGCATGCTTGAAGAAGAAGATTCAGTTTCAGATTCAGTTAGAGCTCATTATCTGGCCTGTTGTTTTTCTCCACACTAGGATATGATGTCATTGCACAGGCCCAGTCGGGCACGGGCAAGACTGCCACCTTTGCCATCTCCATCCTGCAGCAGATTGATATAGAGCTTCGAGGTTCTCAGGCCTTGGTTCTGGCACCCACCCGTGAATTGGCTCAGCAGGTTAGTGCAGTCTCTGTGCTCACTGCTTTTGGTTCAGTTACTGCAGGACCAGTGTCAGCAGTGCAGCTAAATCTTACTGTTGAGTTCTCGTGGTTTCCAGAAACGGACACAATCATTTTAAGGCCAGACCCTTTTTATGTCATTTGCATGTTTTAAAATGGACAATGAACCgatattagggagtaaaaaaaaaagcagatatcgatatatcggctgatattctttgtgtatattatagtacagtaccagtcaaaagtttggacactttcccattCGTGCGTCCAAACATTTGAATCGTACTTTTTTTTCCAATGATCAGCATGGTTGTTTAAGAAATGACAAGCCACACACTGCTCCAGTTAGAGTTTTGCCCGAAGTGTCATATTAAGCACTGCAATAATGATCCCATACCCTTTCTagtatttgcttatttaaatccaagtggtgactttttttatttatcattttttgcAATGATCACTCATATGTGGTGATCAAGCACTTAAAATGActtgacaaatatatataatggATGCAGGGCatttaacaataaactttatCCAAAAGTGCACTGAAAAGTAAAGTTGAAGTTTATGCAACTTTATTTCAAATTCAATTCTATTCAACCTTATTCCGTTCAAgtttatgcaaatttattcattcatggatttgtgcTACCGTCTGCAGTGCACACACAGACGAAACTTACTAGAGAGCTATGACAATATACCtccgtaaataaataaaatataaattaacgtCTCGCGCACTTTAATGCCATTTGAATGTAACGTGTGCGTTCCCTTGGAACTGGAATCGTGGCAGAATTTCATGTCAAGTCCACGTCGCAGGGCACTTATGGTCAAATAAGACAAAGCTTAAATGCTGCTGCTGCCTTAACAACAACATCTTGCTAACGTGGCAGTGCATCTCCACCAAATTCAAGGGATGCCTTCAGCTCGAGGACCCCTCTTGAACACCACCATCCACATGTTGGCAAACGATATACTGGCAGTGTTCTAGTTAAAAGCAACATGTTACATTAgtgtgttactttttttttgtgtgtgtgtgtgtgatgtaaatACATAATCATGTTACATTGTTAAATGTGTTTTCTATTGCAAAAATGAGTGGGTAGACAGTATagcaaacattaaatattttagaaaggCTGTTATACAGCATTGCATCTTCACAAAGTATTTAAACGCAGTAACATAGCCACATTAACTCAgcagtgttttatatttaattacatcaaTGTTATAAACTGAGatataggctacaataaatattttaactgctactacgTAAAAGGAACACTGATGTAAAAagcatattatttgtttaaagtgtttccaaaccaaatgttattacacttttgttcatatagcagtaggctTTCTTTTAgtagtgcacaatacactacttttgaatgcattattagttttgtgcataatgtgattaattgtgattaatcacagacaataatatgattaattaaaaaaaactagcGTTGCCCAGCACtagaataaatacattattacaataatagAAATGCTTGTTTGGAAATGTGAAGCTAGTAGGTAgtattgtgtaaataaataaaaaacaaagaaacaaacagacaaaaaaaaaggcaaaCTCTAAAGTTGATATGATAAGTGGCATTATACATGATGCTGTGGTCAGAGGCACATTTGCCATCCATGCAAGTACAGACTTAATGCTTTTAGTTTTGATCTAAGTTACATTACACTTGATTTTCTTTGTCCATACAGATCCAGAAAGTGATTCTGGCTCTTGGAGACTATATGGGTGCAACATGCCATGCCTGTATCGGTGGGACCAATGTGCGAAATGAGGTCCAGAAGCTGCAGGCAGAGGCACCGCATATTGTAGTAGGAACCCCAGGTCGTGTCTACGACATGCTTAATCGAAAGTTCCTCTGTAAGTATTCAGTACTGTGAAATATTTTGTGCTGGGGCTGGATtcacataaaatgtttaatacatttcatctaaaatgctaatttttttatttccaatttaacagtaacattaaagggttagttcacacaaaaatgaaaattagcccataaattactcaccatcaagtcatcctaggtgcatatgactttcttctttcagatgaatccagtcagagttatattaaaaatgtcctttgatctttcaagctgctTAATGACCCTCTcagttaggggtgctccgatcacgatcggccgatcgttatgcgcatctcgtcagtaaagccggttctctaatcagcggttaattccatcaggtgcgtgatttcacatagagcagctgttactacacagagccgttgttaatagagaagatgcgcaaatccacgttaattttcagtgtttattggcgcatcttctcagttaacaatggctctgtgtagtaacagctgctctatgtgaaatcacgcacctgatggaattaaccgctgattagagaaccggctttactgatgagatgcgcattaaagaTCGgatgatcgtgatcggagcactcctACTCTCAGCGCGTGTTGCAGCGCATCAgtccaaatgaaatgaaataaaaagcacccatccataataaaaattgTTTCACACAGCTCGGGGTGTGGGAAAAagtcctcctgtagtgaatcaatgtgtttttgtaaaaaatgtaaccatatttaaaacataataatcaatttaatctagcttgcactcacTGTTGTGCATGGAAGCAGTTCCGGGGTTGGCATGTTGATTTGTTATGATTATGCATAACATGACtttttgctgaaatcaaaattcAGTTAATActaagtaaaatgtattaaagtatgaaaatgacTCAACTAGGGGCCTCCCCTCAATTAGATTATTACATCATTACATTTCATAATTACAACTgtcattttcttccttttttttaagAGACCTTCATGAGATTTTTTGAAGAATTGCaatttaatttgtcttaaatgTCTTAAGAATTTTGTGTATCCagcccattttttttttgtattattgtgtTATGCCATTTACACAATCTTTTCATGTTCACCCCCCTTCCAGCTTCTAAGTACATTAAAATGTTTGTACTGGATGAAGCAGATGAGATGCTGAGTCGTGGTTTCAAGGACCAGATCTATGAGATTTTCCAGAAACTCACTACTAGCATACAGGTAAGGATGTGAATGGACCGTGTTACCTGTATGTGCTGTTCTTAAGCTTTCTATTTCCCTGTTTAATTGCATTAGTGTATATGAGAAAGTGGTTTTACCAAAGCATAATTCCGTTGCAGCAGAAGTTGAGAACAAACACAAATGGTATTGAAACCTGGAATTTTGTTGATGATTTGTAAGGTCAACTCTGTTTTCCACCACTATTCCATTACAACCGGTAACAATAGCTTTTAAGGAGACCCAGCTTTGTTTATGAGGTCAtatgtgcatttgtgtttgtttagaAATGTGAATAACAGGACTAATAACCATGTGGTTGTGCCATCTGTCCTTCAGGTGGTGCTGCTGTCAGCCACCATGCCTGCGGAGGTGC of the Carassius gibelio isolate Cgi1373 ecotype wild population from Czech Republic chromosome A5, carGib1.2-hapl.c, whole genome shotgun sequence genome contains:
- the LOC128011328 gene encoding eukaryotic initiation factor 4A-I, producing the protein MSADYEERPRDNGPEGMEPDGVIESNWHEIVDSFDDMNLRETLLRGIYAYGFEKPSAIQQRAILPCIKGYDVIAQAQSGTGKTATFAISILQQIDIELRGSQALVLAPTRELAQQIQKVILALGDYMGATCHACIGGTNVRNEVQKLQAEAPHIVVGTPGRVYDMLNRKFLSSKYIKMFVLDEADEMLSRGFKDQIYEIFQKLTTSIQVVLLSATMPAEVLDVTTKFMREPVRILVKKEELTLEGIRQFYINVEKEEWKLDTLCDLYETLTITQAVIFINTRRKVDWLTEKMHARDFTVSALHGDMDQKDRDLIMREFRSGSSRVLITTDLLARGIDVQQVSLVINYDLPTNRENYIHRIGRGGRFGRKGVAINMVTEDDKRTLRDIETFYNTTVEEMPMNVADLI